In Leptospira bourretii, the genomic window TGTATCGGCTCCCTCAATCTGTGGGAGATGAAGTTTGGTTTCTTCCTTTCCCGAAAAAGATCCTTGTAAAAAAGGAATCGTCTCACAACTGTTAAAGACAAATAAAAAAAGGAAAAGGAGACGGATTTTAAAAGGAAAATTCAATCGAAGATCCCCATTTGCATTTTGGCTTCTTCGCTTGCCATAGAACGAGGTTCCCACTTCGGATTCCAAACGACATGGACCACCGCTTCGTTAATCCCATCTACCCGAAGGGCATGGTTTTCAATGTCTTGTTTCATCTGGGGGCCGGCGGGACAAGCAAGCGAAGTATAGGTCATAGTGATGTCCGCTTTTTCACCTTCTACCTTGATATCATAAATCAAACCTAGTTCAATGAGTGAGATGCCGATTTCCGGGTCTTCCACCATACGAACACTATGGAATACTTCCCATTCCTTTTCTGTTTCTGGATCACGAATCATAAATTACCCTCTCTGAATTTTACTAAGGTCTGCCAAGGAAGGAGACCGCAACGATAACGGCCGGGATGGTTACGAAGGACCTTCCAAAAGGATATCTCTTCTTCGTCTCCAATCAAACAAGAATCCTCACCATCCAAAAAATTTTTCCGATCTAGTAGATAAGACTGGAATTGGTCTGGGGTAAGTCCTTCTTTCTTTCGAAAAAGAAGACCTGCCGCAGCCGAGCAGATCGAACAAGACTCACCACCAAGTCCCAAAATCTGGAAGTTATGGTCTTCTTTCTCTTGGTAATAAATATAAATTTCATCGCCGCAAAGAGGATTGAGACCTTTTAGTGTTTGGTAAGGAACCGAAGGTTTCTCCCATAACCCGAAGGATTTCCATCGTAGGAAATCTTCAAATTTACTTTCTTGCGACACGACCAAAGATTGATTTTACTTTTTCAATCGAATGTACGAGGGCATCGATGTCTTCTTTTGTATTGTATAAATAAAAAGAAGCACGACAAGTCCCAGGAATGGATAATTGTTTCATCAGAGGTTGGCAACAGTGGTGGCCCACACGAATCGCAACCCCTTCTTCATCCAGAATGGATCCTACATCATGGGGATGGATTCCGTCCATCGTAAAGGATACAACTCCTCCTCTTTTGTCTAAATCTTCTGTTCCATAAATATGAAGGCCACCAATTCGATTGAGTTTTTCTAATGCATACTCGGTTAACATCCGTTCGTGTTCTTTGATGTTTTTCATCCCTACTTTTTGTAAGTAATCAAGTGCATGACTAAATCCAATCACACCAGCGATGTTGGGAGTCCCTGCTTCTAGTTTTGCCGGAAGGGCCGCATATGTAGATGTTTCCAGTTCCACAGATTCGATCATGTCCCCACCACCAAGCCAAGGTGGCATAGCTTCCAGAATTTCTTCTTTTCCGAAAAGAACTCCCACCCCTGTTGGCCCAAGCATCTTATGGGCGGAAAATGCATAAAAGTCCACGTCCATATCCACCAAATGGATGGGCATATGGCAGGCTGCCTGCGCCCCATCAACCAAAACTTTTGCGCCCACTTGGCGGACACGATTGATAATCCTTGTTAGGTCATGAACCGTTCCGGTCACATTGGACATCTGACTGATAGCGACAAGTTTTGTCCGTTTGGTGATGATTTCATTCAAGTTAGATAAATCGTAAGTGGTATCTTCCTGGATAGGAATGAATTTTAAAAATGCCTTTTTCTCTAAAGCCAACATTTGCCAAGGCACTAGATTGGAATGGTGTTCCTGGACGGATAATACAATCTCATCCCCCTCACTTATATTGGTTCGACCCCAGGTCTGCGCCACTAAATTGATGGCATCGGTTGTTCCACGAGTGAAGATGATTGCTTTTGCACACTGTGCTTGAAAAAAATGAGAAGTTTTAATCCTTGTGCGTTCAAAAAGTTCGGTTGCATGTTGGGATAAATAATATACTCCCCTATGGATATTGGCATTATCGTTCGTATAATATTGGTTCGTTGCATCAATCACCGACTGGGGTTTTTGGGAAGAAGCACCATTGTCTAAATATACAAGCGGTTTGCCATTTGGCAAAATGCGAGATAAAATAGGAAAGTCCTTTCTGATTTGGTAAGGATCTAAACTCATACCGCCTCCAAGTCTACTTCCAAATCATCTCCGTTCACTCGTACCGGAAAAATCACAAGGGGTTCTGTTGCCGGAAGAGCCAATACCTTTCCCGTGCGGACATCAAACTTTGCAAAATGCCTTGGACAAGTGATGACGCATCCTTCTAATTTTCCGCAAGAGATTTCTTCTCCATCATGCGTACAAGAATCTTCAAACGCAAAGAATTCCCCTTCGACTTTTGTCACAACAACATTAAAATGACGGGTTTTGACTACCACCAAACTGCCTTCACCAACTTCGGAAACAGAGATTAATTTTTTAAAGGCCATCATTTGCCTCCTACAAGAATCTCTTTGATTTCAGATTCTAATGATAACTTTATATCTTCTGAAAATCCAATCGAATGAATGGTTTCACCATAAAAGGCAGTGACAAGTAAAGACTTTGATTCTTCTGGAGTGAGTCCGCGTGACAAAAGATAAAAATACTGTTCCTCATCGATGTCTCCGACCGTTGCCCCATGTGTACAAGATACATCTTCTGCAAGAACTTCCAATTTAGGATTGGCCTCTGCTCTTGCCTTTTTATTCAACGATAGGTTAAACGATTCTTGGTGAGCAGTCACCTTTTTTAAGTTTGGTGGAATGATCAAATTTCCCGTAAAAATATGGTGGGATTTATCAGTCACAATGGCTTTGTAACTAATTTTACTAGTGGTAAAATCCGCATGATGGAACATTTCCATATCTAAATCCTTAAGGTTTCGACCGCCAAGAGCAGACACCCCATCTACAGTCACTTCCGCACCTTTCCCAAGTAAATGAGCATGCAAAAACAATTTAGAACGAAATCCGCCCATAGGATAATAGTGATATTTTACATGGGAATCATTTCGGCCAAGAATACAAACATTACGGAAACGGTATAAATCCGGATCACTCAATTCACGATCCAAAATCTCTAAATAAGAAGAATCATCTGCAATATAAAAATCCAAAGCCGAAGTCAGATGTAGGTTATCCGAATCATGTTGGTTTTTGAATTGGATTTGTGTTTTGGTTGTTTTTCCCTTTGTGAGATAAAAAATCCGTACGGAATGTTTTGGTTTATCCCCTTCTTCTTCAAATTCAAAATCCGACTCTCCCTCTTCCAGAAGAAAAACTTCGTATTTAGATGCAGCAACCAAACTAAGAAAAGCAAAATAATCCTTTGGTGTGTATTTTAAAATATCTGTAAAAATGGAATCAATGACTTCCTCAGATAATGCCTGTTCTGCTGAATTTTCTTCAGACGAAACACTGATGATTTCCTTTGGATCAAATTGTAATTCGTTCCAATCTACAGAACCAATTGGGAATTTTCTCCATGCTTCTTCTGAATCTTTTGGAATTTCTAACTGATTCCAAATTTCGAATAAGGCGGAATGAAATTTTGGATTTTGTTCTTTTGTGAGAACCAATCGATTTTTGATGAGTGAGGAATTCATTTGACCCCTTCTCTCTCCAAAATCCAATCATAGCCAACTTCCTCTAGTTTTAAGGAAAGGTCCTTGCCACCAGTTTCTAAAATTCGTCCATCAGCAAACACGTGTACAAAATCAGGAACAATATAATTAAGCATCCTTTGGTAATGGGTGATGAGTAGAATAGAACGTTCTGGATTTCGATTCGAATTGATTCCTTCCGAAACAATGCGAAGTGCATCAATATCCAAACCAGAATCGGTTTCATCCAAAATGGATAAAACTGGTTTTAACAAACTCATCTGTAAAATTTCAGCTCGTTTTTTTTCCCCACCGGAAAAACCATCGTTCACATAACGACCGATAAATGACTGAGGCACTTCCAAAAGATCCATGGATTGTTTTAATTCTTGTTTGAATTCTTTGACGGGAACTTCCTTTCCCCTATGTGCTTTGAGAATTGATTTTAGAAAATTTCCAATGGTAACACCGGGAAGGGAAGTTGGGTATTGGAAGGACAAAAAGAGCCCAAGCCTTGCCCTTTCATCGGTTGTTTTGTTTAAAATGGACTCTCCCTTAAAGAGAATGTCCCCCGATGTGATCGTATATTTTGGGTGGCCAAGGATGACATTGGAAAGTGTACTCTTTCCTGACCCATTGGGTCCCATAATGGCATGAACCTCTCCGGGCCCGATGGTGAGATTGACTCCCCGGAGGATCGTTTTGTCCCCTACACTAGCGTGCAGAGATTTAATTTCGAGAATAGCGGACAAGGTGGTATCCTGTATTGTATGTATTTAGAATGATTCTATAATTTAGACGAATCCCTTCTACCAGGAAAAAGCACCACTCAAAAAAAACAAGATTCTATTCCGACCAACCCACCTGTGCAATCAGGATCTTTCCATCCATTAGAGAGAAGGTAAAAATCACATATTGGTTTTGGTTCGAAATATCATACAAAGGGTAAGTGACCCCCCATTTTTTGCGAAACCGCTCCGACTCTTCTTTGTGTTTTAAAAAGTAGGGTTTCCAAGCGTAATTGTTTCCAATTTGTCTGGATCTTTCCAAATACCCACCATTCAAACGATCCAAATCGTAAGTAGGAGTGATTTGGTAACCTTCCCCATCACAAACAAAAACCTTTAAGATTTCTCTTGGCAAAGAACTTAGGATTTGGCCAAACCGATAGGAGAATTCATCCTCTTTGACATCAGAAAGTTCATAAAACAAATCTTGGAGTTGGTCGATGATCCTTTGTTCCCGGACTCCTTTTTCCCGAAGTTCCTTAGAGCGAACACTAGAAAAGTTTTCGAGTACTGTTTTCATTTTATCAGAGAAAGTATTGCGGTTGAGAAAATGTGGATTGGGGGTAGAAAAGTAAAAACCTTGTAATAGATTGGCACCCATGGAAAGGGCCAGATTCACCTCTTCCTCGGTTTCAATCCCTTCAAAAAGAAGTTGGCTTCCGAGTTTTTGAGACATTTCCGAAATGGCACCCAGGACTTGTTTGAAGGAATTTTTGTTCAGACTCTCTCGCATGATGCGAATGTCGACTTTCATAATGTCTGGGTGTAAATACCCAATTCGTTCCAAATTGGAAAATCCAGTTCCCAAATCATCGATCGCAATTTTTAAACCATAATCTCGGAAAATTTGAACAATTTGGATCAGACGATCAATCGATCCATCAAATTCATCCTCTGTGATTTCGATCACCACTTGGTTGCGATCAATTCCATATTTTTCAATGAGTTGGAT contains:
- a CDS encoding metal-sulfur cluster assembly factor: MIRDPETEKEWEVFHSVRMVEDPEIGISLIELGLIYDIKVEGEKADITMTYTSLACPAGPQMKQDIENHALRVDGINEAVVHVVWNPKWEPRSMASEEAKMQMGIFD
- a CDS encoding iron-sulfur cluster assembly scaffold protein, with product MSQESKFEDFLRWKSFGLWEKPSVPYQTLKGLNPLCGDEIYIYYQEKEDHNFQILGLGGESCSICSAAAGLLFRKKEGLTPDQFQSYLLDRKNFLDGEDSCLIGDEEEISFWKVLRNHPGRYRCGLLPWQTLVKFREGNL
- a CDS encoding cysteine desulfurase produces the protein MSLDPYQIRKDFPILSRILPNGKPLVYLDNGASSQKPQSVIDATNQYYTNDNANIHRGVYYLSQHATELFERTRIKTSHFFQAQCAKAIIFTRGTTDAINLVAQTWGRTNISEGDEIVLSVQEHHSNLVPWQMLALEKKAFLKFIPIQEDTTYDLSNLNEIITKRTKLVAISQMSNVTGTVHDLTRIINRVRQVGAKVLVDGAQAACHMPIHLVDMDVDFYAFSAHKMLGPTGVGVLFGKEEILEAMPPWLGGGDMIESVELETSTYAALPAKLEAGTPNIAGVIGFSHALDYLQKVGMKNIKEHERMLTEYALEKLNRIGGLHIYGTEDLDKRGGVVSFTMDGIHPHDVGSILDEEGVAIRVGHHCCQPLMKQLSIPGTCRASFYLYNTKEDIDALVHSIEKVKSIFGRVARK
- a CDS encoding Rieske (2Fe-2S) protein — its product is MAFKKLISVSEVGEGSLVVVKTRHFNVVVTKVEGEFFAFEDSCTHDGEEISCGKLEGCVITCPRHFAKFDVRTGKVLALPATEPLVIFPVRVNGDDLEVDLEAV
- a CDS encoding SufB/SufD family protein produces the protein MNSSLIKNRLVLTKEQNPKFHSALFEIWNQLEIPKDSEEAWRKFPIGSVDWNELQFDPKEIISVSSEENSAEQALSEEVIDSIFTDILKYTPKDYFAFLSLVAASKYEVFLLEEGESDFEFEEEGDKPKHSVRIFYLTKGKTTKTQIQFKNQHDSDNLHLTSALDFYIADDSSYLEILDRELSDPDLYRFRNVCILGRNDSHVKYHYYPMGGFRSKLFLHAHLLGKGAEVTVDGVSALGGRNLKDLDMEMFHHADFTTSKISYKAIVTDKSHHIFTGNLIIPPNLKKVTAHQESFNLSLNKKARAEANPKLEVLAEDVSCTHGATVGDIDEEQYFYLLSRGLTPEESKSLLVTAFYGETIHSIGFSEDIKLSLESEIKEILVGGK
- the sufC gene encoding Fe-S cluster assembly ATPase SufC, with translation MSAILEIKSLHASVGDKTILRGVNLTIGPGEVHAIMGPNGSGKSTLSNVILGHPKYTITSGDILFKGESILNKTTDERARLGLFLSFQYPTSLPGVTIGNFLKSILKAHRGKEVPVKEFKQELKQSMDLLEVPQSFIGRYVNDGFSGGEKKRAEILQMSLLKPVLSILDETDSGLDIDALRIVSEGINSNRNPERSILLITHYQRMLNYIVPDFVHVFADGRILETGGKDLSLKLEEVGYDWILEREGVK
- a CDS encoding EAL domain-containing protein, with amino-acid sequence MFTTESTEGNQFWNETYFVPHFQPIVNAINRSISAYEVLGRQFNPEENTYHSLGGLFHNRDQDPVPVYNIDRILREKAVQTLKESNLRTKLFFNMMPNFLSRVHHTDLFAENFHIIQLIEKYGIDRNQVVIEITEDEFDGSIDRLIQIVQIFRDYGLKIAIDDLGTGFSNLERIGYLHPDIMKVDIRIMRESLNKNSFKQVLGAISEMSQKLGSQLLFEGIETEEEVNLALSMGANLLQGFYFSTPNPHFLNRNTFSDKMKTVLENFSSVRSKELREKGVREQRIIDQLQDLFYELSDVKEDEFSYRFGQILSSLPREILKVFVCDGEGYQITPTYDLDRLNGGYLERSRQIGNNYAWKPYFLKHKEESERFRKKWGVTYPLYDISNQNQYVIFTFSLMDGKILIAQVGWSE